The genomic window CCCTTGAGCTGGCGGCCCAGCTGGCCTCGTATATCCGGCATGAGAACGCCCGCACACAGTTTCACGAAGACGGGGCGACAGTGGTGCTCGACCTGATCCTCCCCAACGGTAACGACCCCAAGCTCCGCAAGCTCCTCATGGATTTCGACGAGGCGCAGCTCCACTCCCTCCCGGAGGCTGAGCAAGAAAAGATCTCGGAAATCTTGACCACCGCGCACCAGCGCGACGAGCTACCGGCCATCGTCGGGGAAGAGCGGTTCGAGCTTGTCAAGGATGGGGACGGCTGGAAGGTTTTCCTCAACTGGGCCGGGACTGTGGTGGTCCGCTTTACGGGAGAGGTAAAGAAGGGGCTGCCCTGGGACTTCGAGCCCATCCTGGGCGAGGTCCGGGCCCCGCCCGGGGAAATTTTGCTAGTAGCTTTCCGGGTCAGGAACCGGTCGGACACACCAGTCTCGGGGAAGGCACGCCATGTGGTCCGACCCACAGAGGCACATTTCGAGGTCATCCAAT from Candidatus Methylomirabilota bacterium includes these protein-coding regions:
- a CDS encoding cytochrome c oxidase assembly protein, with the protein product MKKQFPRWSCAVSLLVGLTVAANAWSAERTPEETVRQYVQAVYSRNYAKAYPLISDADKKHKTRKEYLRLHVSFEGTALELAAQLASYIRHENARTQFHEDGATVVLDLILPNGNDPKLRKLLMDFDEAQLHSLPEAEQEKISEILTTAHQRDELPAIVGEERFELVKDGDGWKVFLNWAGTVVVRFTGEVKKGLPWDFEPILGEVRAPPGEILLVAFRVRNRSDTPVSGKARHVVRPTEAHFEVIQCFCFIEQTLEPGEEMELPLLFRVNGDISPDVQTIDVHYEFYPLEHFKQEWERQAGG